A window of the Trichoderma asperellum chromosome 6, complete sequence genome harbors these coding sequences:
- a CDS encoding uncharacterized protein (antiSMASH:Cluster_6.9), giving the protein MATGGNNSSSCTTIFHQLLNPNVTEGHIVPSVDDLKDEAYIIESVPCMFPPVTGDDKPGGVIL; this is encoded by the coding sequence ATGGCTACTGGCGGGAATAATTCATCCTCTTGCACGACAATATTCCATCAGCTCCTCAACCCTAATGTTACTGAGGGTCACATCGTGCCATCGGTGGACGACCTCAAGGATGAGGCATACATTATCGAGTCAGTACCATGCATGTTTCCCCCGGTAACAGGAGACGACAAGCCCGGCGGTGTTATTTTGTAA
- a CDS encoding uncharacterized protein (EggNog:ENOG41~antiSMASH:Cluster_6.9): MSQQLNDDPIIIAPPPWILKADVFSAAFWISASQAENFPFDIAYSPLELSSQFADLGISRPVGGVGTIQIIRYKETPVGPYDELVIVPGKFEWIKQGSNGEYKRGYAYKATRLYVSQKHTCFNGRANWNIPKHLARFDWEAMPDKSLTVRVYPHDTSGDKTEAMASSTPFFQATMKPVPLIPSFPFSSAWLSFLGIDLECVHPPLPKGRGSQGELPGTDSWCAFTPVFSGKASSLMTIDTSQCYEDDKMVARRNKSFWPGVGRWRVGLMAENATLVINTREI, encoded by the exons ATGTCACAACAACTCAATGACGATCCCATTATTATTGCACCCCCGCCATGGATTTTGAAAGCAGATGTTTTTTCAGCAGCCTTCTGGATCTCTGCTTCACAAGCTGAAAACTTTCCATTTGATATTGCTTACTCGCCGCTTGAGCTATCATCTCAATTTGCTGATCTTGGAATCAGCCGTCCTGTCGGAGGGGTGGGTACAATCCAAATCATTAGGTACAAGGAGACTCCAGTTGGCCCATATGATGAGCTGGTTATTGTACCCGGTAAATTCGAATGGATCAAACAAGGCTCTAATGGCGAGTATAAGAGAGGCTATGCTTATAAAGCAACTCGGTTATACGTCTCACAGAAGCACACCTGTTTTAACGGCAGAGCCA ATTGGAATATACCAAAGCATTTGGCTCGTTTTGACTGGGAAGCGATGCCTGATAAGTCGCTTACCGTACGAGTGTATCCTCACGACACCTCTGGTGATAAGACAGAAGCAATGGCTAGTTCCACACCGTTTTTTCAGGCCACAATGAAGCCAGTGCCGCTTATTCCATCATTCCCGTTTTCGAGTGCATGGCTAAGTTTTCTCGGCATTGATCTTGAGTGTGTTCACCCACCGCTCCCCAAGGGTCGCGGTAGTCAGGGTGAGCTTCCGGGCACGGATTCTTGGTGTGCCTTTACGCCAGTTTTCAGCGGGAAAGCTTCAAGCTTAATGACCATTGACACGTCGCAATGCTATGAGGATGACAAAATGGTAGCCCGAAGGAATAAAAGTTTCTGGCCGGGAGTAGGCAGGTGGCGTGTTGGGCTAATGGCGGAAAACGCTACTCTGGTGATAAACACCAGAGAAATATAA
- a CDS encoding uncharacterized protein (EggNog:ENOG41~antiSMASH:Cluster_6.9~TransMembrane:14 (i57-81o93-117i124-144o150-171i183-202o214-234i254-275o281-303i324-351o363-384i391-410o416-441i453-481o501-521i)~SMCOG1005:Drug resistance transporter, EmrB/QacA) translates to MSQTNQICLTRLTASELPSPADILYPAPMEAPGGIEVTPILPTVVEGPARISKERSIIVIATLSAVSFLSSLSTGLLTIGLPRMAVDIGLQDYLIAWPSSVYTLASGSCLIIAGSIADVVGNRLVNTIGCFLVGCFIIACGVGRTGIELIMFRAFQGVAVSLCLPTSVAIVASITTSGRQRNIGFSCLGFVQPIGFSLGLVLGGVLLDTVGWRVGWYICGGLTIALFFISLWALPVDEKAEGTVLLRLRRDIDWIGAILSSASLALLSYALGVMSSGVHNIAIPGNIAALTVGVLLIPSFILWQRQQEKEGKPTLIPNSLWNNRTFTTVCLLVIFSYAVVNAMELFCSLFYQNVQQLSALQASLRILPSLIVGALVQVSTGLLIHRVPAFYLLLVSMILSAGAPLLMATISVHQPYWFNAFFAQLVSPFSADILFTVGLLVVSDVFPARMQALAGAVFNTVAQFGTSVGLTIMAVIAASTTNGSKLKDKNSPDALMSGYRASFWAAFTWMCLACFIGAYGLRKMGRVGLKRD, encoded by the exons ATGTCGCAAACGAACCAGATATGCCTTACGAGGTTGACTGCCTCTGAACTGCCTTCTCCTGCCGACATACTCTACCCCGCGCCCATGGAAGCACCGGGTGGAATTGAAGTCACGCCAATATTGCCCACGGTGGTAGAAGGGCCAGCCCGGATTTCAAAGGAACGGTCCATCATTGTTATTGCGACGCTCTCAGCAGTCAGTTTCCTAAGTAGCCTAAGTACTGGCCTCTTAACCATTGGCCTTCCACGGATGGCAGTGGACATTGGGTTGCAAGACTATCTGATCGCATG GCCGTCATCCGTATATAC ATTGGCTAGTGGATCTTGCCTAATCATCGCTGGATCCATCGCAGACGTTGTTGGCAACCGTCTTGTCAACACAATaggctgcttcttggtcGGCTGCTTCATCATAGCATGCGGCGTTGGCAGAACTGGCATTGAGTTGATTATGTTCCGCGCTTTCCAAGGCGTCGCTGTGTCACTTTGTCTCCCTACCTCTGTTGCAATTGTTGCTAGCATTACAACCAGTGGCCGCCAGCGAAATATTGGATTTTCTTGCTTAGGTTTTGTGCAGCCCATAGGTTTCTCTCTCGGCTTGGTCCTCGGCGGAGTGCTTCTGGATACAGTAGGGTGGAGAGTGGGATGGTATATATGCGGTGGGCTAACAATAGCTCTATTTTTCATCAGCTTATGGGCTTTGCCGGTGGATGAAAAAGCTGAAGGCACAGTCTTATTACGACTTCGGAGAGACATTGATTGGATTGGTGCAATCCTGTCTTCTGCCTCTCTAGCACTCCTCTCATACGCTCTTGG GGTGATGTCGAGCGGTGTGCACAACATTGCAATCCCAGGGAATATCGCAGCGCTTACGGTTGGTGTACTGCTTATCCCGTCTTTTATCctttggcagcggcaacaAGAAAAGGAGGGAAAACCAACCCTGATCCCCAACTCCTTATGGAACAATAGAACATTCACAACCGTCTGCCTTTTGGTTATTTTTTCTTACGCTGTTGTAAATGCTATGGAACTTTTCTGCAGCCTATT CTATCAAAATGTGCAGCAACTCTCTGCGCTCCAGGCGTCTTTGCGTATCCTGCCAAGTCTCATTGTAGGGGCATTGGTACAAGTTTCAACTGGTTTACTAATTCACAGAGTTCCTGCATTTTATCTGCTTCTCGTATCCATGATACTGAGCGCGGGGGCACCACTCCTGATGGCAACCATAAGCGTGCACCAGCCGTATTGGTTTAATGCCTTCTTCGCACAACTTGTTTCTCCATTTAGCGCAGATATCCTCTTCACTGTCGGTTTACTCGTTGTCTCTGATGTATTTCCAGCCCGCATGCAGGCCTTAGCAGGAGCAGTTTTCAACACTGTTGCCCAATTCGGTACTTCAGTTGGTCTGACTATCATGGCTGTTATTGCAGCCTCGACCACAAACGGTTCTAAATTAAAGGATAAGAACTCTCCGGATGCGCTCATGTCAGGGTATCGGGCGAGCTTCTGGGCTGCTTTTACTTGGATGTGTTTGGCGTGCTTCATTGGCGCCTACGGGCTGCGGAAGATGGGAAGGGTTGGGCTAAAGAGAGACTAG
- a CDS encoding uncharacterized protein (antiSMASH:Cluster_6.9~SMCOG1055:pyruvate oxidase/decarboxylase) translates to MAPVKLADYLFTRLRQLGVESVHGVPGDFNLTMLDHVEPAGLNWVGNTNELNAAYAADGYSRIKGLGAIVTTFGVGELSAINAIAGAYAEFAPVVHIVGTPARQIQEERTLVHHTLNDGEFKRFSQMHAHVTIAQTRLWDPMTSAEQVDNILVQCLLHCRPVYVELPVDMVDAIVSGDRLQTPILIPEPQPTPNLDDVLLKIISKIEAAKQPVIYVDGESRPLRIVEAVQQFVSMTKWPTLTSPFGKGLMDETEPNFIGVYQGKFGPKAVHDFVTGTDLALCFGPHYSGTNTYMWNSIPQSKETIEFTTSGIKIGSDFYRDVSTRLVLSRLLKELDMSKIASCSSMLDLPRYQLLAPSSIAADDIIKQDKVWKVLGNLIQPGDIVMGETGTPGFGVREMPMQKHCRVFSHVTWLSIGYMLPAAQGAALAQKELIAASKWHNISTAKTILFIGDGSFQMTVQEMSTMIKHNLNVVIVLINNDGYSIERFIHGRKQTYNDVARWRYIEAPSFFGAPKDTYTASAKTWFELNAILERYKLNNAEGLSMFEVVMEREDAPPGQLQKVLEMQIERELKN, encoded by the coding sequence ATGGCTCCTGTAAAGCTCGCAGACTACCTTTTCACTCGGTTACGTCAACTCGGTGTAGAGTCTGTTCATGGCGTTCCTGGAGATTTCAATCTGACTATGCTAGACCATGTTGAGCCCGCAGGCCTTAACTGGGTTGGCAACACCAACGAGCTCAATGCCGCGTATGCTGCCGATGGATATTCTAGGATAAAAGGGCTCGGCGCTATTGTGACAACATTTGGTGTTGGGGAGCTATCGGCAATTAATGCCATTGCAGGCGCCTATGCTGAATTTGCACCTGTCGTACATATTGTGGGCACTCCTGCCCGGCAGATCCAAGAGGAACGAACCCTGGTGCATCACACTTTGAATGACGGCGAATTCAAAAGATTTTCACAAATGCATGCACATGTCACTATTGCGCAGACTCGGCTTTGGGATCCCATGACTAGCGCTGAGCAAGTCGACAACATCCTAGTTCAGTGTCTCTTGCACTGTCGACCAGTGTATGTGGAGCTCCCTGTTGATATGGTGGACGCCATTGTTTCTGGAGACAGATTGCAAACGCCAATTCTGATCCCAGAACCGCAGCCTACTCCCAACTTGGATGACGTTCTTCTCAAGATTATCAGCAAAATCGAAGCCGCTAAACAGCCCGTCATTTACGTGGATGGTGAGAGCAGGCCTCTTCGCATCGTAGAAGCGGTGCAGCAGTTCGTATCAATGACGAAATGGCCAACCCTAACGTCTCCTTTTGGCAAGGGATTGATGGATGAAACAGAGCCCAACTTTATTGGCGTCTACCAAGGAAAATTTGGACCAAAGGCTGTTCACGATTTTGTGACAGGGACTGATTTAGCACTCTGCTTTGGCCCCCACTACAGTGGCACCAACACCTACATGTGGAACAGTATTCCGCAAAGCAAAGAGACCATTGAGTTCACCACCTCGGGAATCAAAATAGGTTCAGACTTTTACCGAGACGTATCTACTAGGCTGGTTCTTTCTCGCCTCCTCAAGGAGCTTGACATGTCAAAGATCGCCTCTTGTAGCTCAATGCTTGACTTGCCCAGATACCAACTTCTCGCACCATCATCAATCGCAGCCGACGACATTATCAAGCAAGACAAAGTATGGAAAGTTCTGGGTAATCTCATTCAGCCTGGTGATATTGTTATGGGTGAAACAGGCACACCTGGTTTCGGTGTTCGCGAGATGCCAATGCAAAAGCACTGCCGTGTTTTCAGTCATGTCACTTGGTTATCTATCGGTTATATGCTTCCAGCCGCCCAAGGAGCTGCCCTCGCCCAAAAAGAGCTCATTGCTGCTTCAAAATGGCATAACATTAGCACAGCCAAAACTATTCTATTTATTGGAGATGGTAGCTTCCAAATGACGGTACAGGAGATGTCGACTATGATTAAACACAATCTTAACGTTGTAATTGTGTTGATTAATAACGACGGATACTCTATCGAGAGATTCATTCATGGGAGAAAGCAAACATATAATGACGTTGCAAGGTGGCGCTACATCGAAGCTCCAAGCTTTTTTGGTGCCCCTAAAGATACATATACTGCTTCTGCCAAAACATGGTTCGAGCTGAATGCTATCCTAGAGAGGTATAAGTTGAATAATGCCGAGGGTCTGTCTATGTTTGAGGTGGTAATGGAAAGAGAGGATGCCCCTCCTGGACAATTGCAGAAAGTGTTAGAGATGCAGATTGAACGGGAACTAAAGAATTGA